The genome window TGTCTACACATTTCATATTCCATGCTAACCCATTTCATGTTATTTGAGAATCAGAAAAACACAGTAAAATGACAAGAGTCACCTGTCATGTTTCCTCATTTTATCAATCTCATTGAGTacatttcatttcacagagacagagagagagacagagagagagagagagagagagagagagagagactgctgATATGGAATCCATGTGTCTTAGGGGGATGCTGTCAGGAAAGCAGTAGTTCCCAAggttctgaaacagaaaaagactaGCATACACTAAGTGGCATAACAGGGAAATTTTTGGAGATGCAAatgagggaagaaaacaaagatgacATCCACATGATGCCTGAGATGAAGATGTCAGTTCTTTTTGAAAAGGGCATGCACTCGAGAGTTGAGGAGGGGAACAGGATAAATCACTTGATTGGCTTAGTTTCCTATCTGTATTTGGGTTTCCAGATTGACATTAGGAGTGCATAGGTCCTGAGCATCTGCACGTGGTGCCACTGGGTCGCCAGAAGAACAGCGCACTTCAGGGGCACGGAGTCGGGTTGAAGGGTCTGCACACCAGTGCTTGCAGTGTGAGCAGCAAGAGATCCAGCTCACAGAACCAAACCTGCCGCGATCCATGTGACACTGGGTAAGATTTCCCCATTTACTAAACATTCGCTTGCATTCACTTCATGCCGACATTTCACGGTGGAATTTTCCTTGCCCGTAGTTGTACAGACACTTGTTTTCAGGATAAGAGTCACGGATGGTGTCGGGAGGCAAAAGTTTAAAGCCACGGTAGAGAGGTGCAGATGGCAGCCAGTGACCGCTGCCTGCAGTGATCTTCACGACCGATGGTAGCCAGTAATCACCAGGATGAGCTCCACGCAGCTCTGGGTTACATGTTTGTGTTCTTGCACATGATATGGTGCCAACACCCAGCATCTGCATGTGGGAGACCTCCTCGGGCTTCCTGGGAAGCACAGGTCCATACTAGCAccctagaaataaaaacatgaagcGTTTCCCCAGGTTTCTGCCCAAGGAGCCCAAAGGCTCAGAATACTTAATAAGAAACGTGGGGTCCCTGCCAGGACACCCACCTCCCCATGCAGGTGTTCCTCAATATGGAATTGTTAAAATTAGCACAAGGCCTTGGGTTTGGTGTGTAATAAAGCTCCTGGGGACCTTCTGTATGATCCCAAATACTTACCATCTGTCGATCCCTCCGGTCTAAGACTCGCTTGTCATGCTTCCTTATTTTATCAACCTCACTGAGCAGGGTGCTTCGCGTTTCACAAAAGGATGCTTTTCTGATACATTTCCGTTCTCCCTTTACCACGTTGCAGCATACTGCAGTATTGTCCACTGGAAACACGAGTTCAAGTGCCTCAGGGAGATTCAGGAGGAGGAACCCAGCCCACCCACACTGCACATCCTTTGCAGTCCGAAGGCAAAGGATGCTCTGCAGAGCAGCTTGGTTTAGGAGTGACCTGCGGTAGCAGAGGGTGTGACAAGCAGACCCCTCGACCTCCTTCAGCTACCTGTTCACACACGACTCAGCTCATCATGGACTCTGAGTACGTCCTATGCTCTTGGAAAGGCCGCCTATGGCCAGCAAAGGTTTTGTGTACACGTGGGACTTCACCAAAAACGAAGCCCCAAAAGGCGATTTCTCTAGAAGTTCAAATCCTCGCCGTAGATGAAAAAATCAAGGTGAAAAGCACAGACGTGAAGACCCCAAGTAAGTCTGAAATGGAAGACATTGCCGCCTCTGCAGCGGCACAGACGAAGCTCAGTGCCCCACTCAGAGAGAAGATGGGGTACAGAGGAACCCTTCAGGTGGCCCTGGAGATTCTGAACGAGAGAACAAATCTGGGTGGAGGAAGGAAACCACATGAACTAGAGAACACCACGCCCTCTCAGCTTTCTCAGAAGGTGCCCGAAAAACCAGCCAGTTCCGTCCCTCATGAAGATGATTGGAGATGCAAAGGCGACTTAAGGAGGAGTCTTGGGAAGAGGGAAAACCCAAGATCACCGACGATCCCTTCAGAGAGTAAGCATGCTCTGCGGGATGAGAGGTCACAGGAGCCCACAGCCATTGCCCCTACTCCAGGCGCCCTGCGCGGGGACAGGTCAGGGGCTCCCAGGGCCATTGTCCCTACTCCAGGAGCCATGCGCGGTGGCAGGTGACGGACACACAGGGCCATTGCCCCTACTCCAAATGCCCTGCGAGGTTATGGGTCTTGGGCCCACAGGGCCATTGCCCCTACCCCAGGCTGCCTGTGCAGTGACAGGTCATGGGTGCACAGGGCCACTGCCCCTAAACCAGGCTCTCTGTGCGGGGACAGGCCACAGGTGAGCAGGGCCATTGCCCCTACTTTaggtgccaggcgtggtggcaggtcaCAGGAACGCAGAGCCATTGCCCCTACTCCAGGCGCCCTGCGTGGTGTCAGGTGACGGATGCCAAAGAGCATTGCCCCTACTCCATGTGCCCTGCGAGGTTACACGTCATGGGTGCGCAGGGCCATTGTCCCTACTCCAGGTGCCCTGTGAGGTTACAGGTCATGGGCATGCAGGGCCATTGCCCCTACTCCATGCACACTGTGCTGGGACAGGTCACGGGTGGGCATGGGCGTTGCCCCTACTCCAGGTGCCCTACGTGGTGAAAGGTCACGCACGTCCATTGCTCCTACTCCATGCACCCTGCGTGGTGAAAATTCACGGGCGTACACCAGCCTTGCCCATACCCCAGGTGCTTTGTGCGGTGACAGTTCACGAGCACGCAGGGCCAGGGCCATTGCCCCTACTACATGCGCATTGTGCAAGATAGGGTCACGGGTGGGCACAGGCATTGCCCCTATTGCAGATGCCCTGCGTGGTGACAGGTCACTGGCGTGCAGGCCCGTTGCTCCTACTCCAGGCGCCCTGTGCTGTGACAGGTCACAAGAACTCACAGCCGCTGGTCCTACTCCCGGAGCTCTACGCACTGACAGGTCAGGGGCGAGCAGGGCCATTGCCCCTACTCCGGGCACTTTGTGCAGGGAAAGGTCCCGGGCGCGCAGGGCCATTGGCCCTACTCAATGTGCACTGTGTGGAGATGAGTCACAGGTGGGCATGGGCATTGCCCCTACTGCAGGTGACCTGCGCAGGGACAGGTCACGGGCAGGCGGGGCCATTGCACCTAGTCCATCCACACTGTTCGGGGTTGGGTCCCGGGTGGGCACAGGCGTTGCCCCTCCTGCAGGTGCCCTGCACAGTGACAGGTCACCGGCGTGCAGGGCCATTGCTCCTACTCTAGGCACGCTGTGCGGTGACAGGTCGCAAAAACGCACGGCCACTGGTCCTACTCCAGGAGCCCTGCCCGGTGACAGGTCAGGGGTCAGCAGGGCCACTGCCCCCGCTCCAGGCACCTTGTGCAGTGAAAGGCCCCGGGCATGCAGGAGCATTGCCCCTACTCCGTGTTCACTGGGCAGGGACAGGTCACGGGTGGGTATGGGCCTTGCACCTACTCCAGGCACCCTGCTCGGTGGCAAATCAAGGAAGCGCAGGGCCATCGCTATTACTCCCGGGGCCCTGCGTGGTGGCAGGTCACGGAAACGCAGGGCTATTGCTCCTACTCCAGGGGCCCTGCACGGTGACAGGTCACGGACTTATATGGCCATTGCTCCTACTCCAGGTGCCCTGCACGGTGACAGCTCACCAGCATGCCCGACCATTGCTCCTTCTTCAGGCACCCTGCATGGTGACAGCTCGGGAGAACGCACAGGGATTGCCCCTACTCCAGACGCCCTGCACGGCCACGATGGCTCTCAAGCACACATGGCCATTACTCCTACTCCAGGCACTATGTGCAGTGATAGTCCGCCGTCACACGCGGCCGTTGCCCCTACTCCAGGGGCCCTGCAAGATGACAGGAAACGCAACGCCATTGCTCCTACTCCCGACACCCTGCACGTTGACAAGACACCAGCATGCAGAGCCATTGCTCCTACTCCAGGCGCCCTGGACGGTAAGAGCTCACCAGCGCGCACGTCCATTATTCCTTCTCCAGGCGCCCTGCATGGTGACAGGTCACCAGTGCACACGGCCGTTGCTTCTACTCCAGGTGCCCTGAACGGGGACGGCTCTCAGGCGCACATGGCCATTGCTCCTACTCCAGGCACCATGCGCAGTGACAGCTCAACAGCATGCACGGCCATTGCCCCATCTGCAGGTTCCCTGCGAGGTGACAGGTCATGGAAACACAAGGCCATTGCTTCTACTCCAGGTGCCCTGCACCGTAGCGGGTCTGAGAGATCACGGAAATGCAAGGCCACTGCTCCTACTCCAGGTGCCCTGCGCCGACACAGGTCCAACAGGTCACGGAAATACAAGGCCATTGCTCCTACTCCAGACACCCTGCACGTTGACAGGTCACCAGCATGCAGGGCCATTGCTCCTACTCCAGGCACCCTGTACATTGACAGGTCGCCAGCATGCAGGGCCTCTGCTCCTTCTCCAGGCGCCCTGCATGGTGACGGGTCACCAGTACACACGGCCATTGCTTCTCCTCCAGGAGCCCTGCATGGTGACGGCTCCCAGGTGCAAACGGCTATTGGTCCTCCTCCAGGTGTCCTGCGCGATGATAAGTCACGGAAACGCAAGGCCATTGCTCCCACTTCAGCTGCCCTGCGCGGTGGCAGGTCTGACAGGTCACGGAAATGCAAGGCCATTGCTTCTACTCCAGGCACCCTGCACGTTGACAGGTCGCCAGCATGCAGGGCCTCTGCTCCTACTCCAGGCACCCTGGGTGGTGACAGGTCACCAGTACACAGGGCCATTGCTTCTCCTGCAGGAGCCCTGCATGGTGACGGCTCTCAGGTGCAAACGGCTATTGCTCCTCCTCCAGGCGTCCTGCGCGATGACAAGTCATGGAAACGCAAGGCCATTGCTCCCACTGCAGGCACCCTGTGCAGTGACAGCTCACGAACGTGCACAGCCTTTGCTCCTACTGCAGGCTCCCTGCATGTGGACGGGTCACGAGCGCACCAGGCAATTACTCCTACTTCAGGCACCCTGCACTGTGATGGCTCAGGAGAAAGCAGGGCCATTGCTCCTACTCCAGGCGCCCTACACGGTGACAGCTCTCAAGCACACAAGGCTATTGCTTCTACTCCAGGCGCTCTGCGCGGTGACAGCTCACCATTTCGCACAGCCATTGCATCTATGCCAGGGGTCCTGCGCAGTACCAGGTCACGGAAACGCAAGGCCATTTCTCAGACTCCAGGCACCCTGCGTGGTGACGGCTCAGGAGAACGCACGGCCGTTGCTCCTACTCCAGGCACCCTGCACGGTGACAGGTCACAGGCACATATGGCCATCGATCCTACTCCAGGCATCCTGCGCAGTGACAGCTCACCAGCGTGCATGGCCATTGATCTGACTCCAGGTGCCCTGGGCAGGGACAGGTCACGGGTGCTCATGGCCATTGCTCCTACTCCAGGTAGAATGCAAGCACAGGTGTTGCAAAGCTCCCAAGCCTGCCAGGATTCCCTGACACTTTCGTGGCATGGTTGTGAGAAAAAGGGCAAGAAAAGGGCAAAGGCCTCAACTCTTATGTCCCTGCCTCCCACAGTAACGGAGGAGGGTGCATCTCGGCCGCCAGGTCTCACCAGCCCTGCGCCCCCTGCTCTGAAGGAAGAGACAAGGGATAGCCGCCCAAAGAAAACCCTGATTGCTTCCCCAGAATGTTCTCCCTTCTCGGGGTACGTTCAGGACCCAGGAGAGGGTGCCTGGAAGCCAGGCTGGGCAGGCATGGCCACATCCTCTGGGTCCCATCAGCACAGGCTGCCTTCTTCACTCTGGCTTGCCAATAGAAAAAGGAAACCTCCGGGTACAGATTTTCAGAGGCGACCTCAAGGACCTCAGACCCCTGCTGACGCTAAGCTTGCTAATCCCGTCACCATGGTTCAAAGGGCTGGCGGTAAACAGGATGGGCAGCCCGCCAGCCTTGCTTTTCCACAGGAGCCATGTCCCATTGAAAGGGGAACGATGGTCTGGTTCAAATTTCAAGATCATCCATTTTGGCCAGCAGTGGTCAAGAGTGTCAGCAACACAGACAAGACTGCAAGGGTGCTCCTGCTTGAGGCCAACCTGCACCATGGAAAGCGGGGCATTCAAGTTCCTCTTCGAAGGCTGAAGCACCTGGATTGTAAGGAGAAAGAGACGCTGCTCAAGAGAGCCCAGAAGACCTACAAGCAAAGTGTCAACTGGTGCTTCTCACTGATTTCCCACTACAGAGAAGGACTGGTCCGGGGTTCTTTCCGGGGCTCTTTCCTGGACTATTACGCCGCAGACGTCAGCTACCCAATCAGGAGAGCCATCCAAGAGGGAGACCTGCAGGTTGACTTTCCAAAGGTGAATTATGGAGACCTGGAAGACTGGGAGGAGGAGACCTCCCTGGGCGGGAAGAGGCCTTGCAAGAAAATCCTCCCAGACCGGATGAGGGCCGCTCGGGACCGAGACAACCAGAAGCTGGTGGACTTCATCGTGACGAGAAAGGGGGCCGACCCCCACCTTCTGGACATCTTGCAAGGCAGGAAGCAGTCCAGGTGGCTGACCGCGTTTCTGACCCCACACAGGGATGTGCTCTGCGTTGAAACATACCTGGAGGATGACGATCAGTTGGAAGTCGTGGCCAAGCATTTGCAAGAAATCTACAAGCAAGTTGACAAGACCATGCTGACTCTGATAAGGGATGACAAAGTCAGTTTTGTTCTGGAAGTTCTTCTCCCGGAAGCCATGATTTGTGCCATCGCCGCACTTGATGGGCTGGATTACAAGGCAGCAGAGGAGAAGTACCTGCGAGGGCCACCTGTGCATTACCGGGAGAAAGAGCTGTTTGACAGAAATATCTTAAAGAAGGCAAGAAGGGAACCAGCAACCACCCGTAAAGCTAATTAGCTCTCCCCCTGCACCCATACCTTTGCAGGGAGCCGCCTCCTTTCTAGAATTAATGAGAaagcctcctcccttccccaacGCGTGTAAGTATGTTCTGGATATTCGAGACTTTGGGAATGTGCACAATTCATCTGGGGCCCATCTCTCGCATCTGGTGGTGGCACATTCATCACCATGTCTTCATCGCAAACTCGTGAAGCGCTATTTTCTTAAACGATTGCAAACCCTTGCATTTCCCTCAACGTCTTTGGATGTGTAGTTGTCCTGATAGGTTTGAAGGACAAGAACATTGATTTCCACAACATGTCTTTTGACTGGACTTGGTACTTTCATTCAGGACCTATATTCTTTTACACAAAAAGCCACTGGTATCAGCTTTTaaacaacaataatttttaaagcctaatgtgtatttttatggaAACATCGGTGagacttttcattcttttggcGACACGTGGATAGAAACTGTCGGATTCCTTTTTCAGATAATTCCTGCCTTTTCCCTGCTAcgcttgtttattttttgagaagtagCCCCCAGAGTTGAATCCCATGAGAGAgacattttctcctatgttaaCACGACCTTCCGATATGTCTTCAAAAATCAAGCTGCAGGCCAAACATGAAGTTACCGAATGGCTTGCACATAGTCCAGATGTGCATGAGTGAAATCTCAGTGTGCAGTGAGCGTCTTGTCAGCCTCATGTAAGATTGTCGCTCTGCATTTCCCTGAAATTCCACACCCTCTTTCAACGGCTGAACCGTGTCCTAGAACAGGCTTCCAGCTGTCTTCATAACTGGCAGTGATGGATCTTCTCCCTCTAGCTGTCGGTCCCCTGTGGAGGGCAGTTACAGACATCTCGTTCTCAGGCTGGCTACTCTCCACCTATGTGACTGGCCCGACTGCTTAGGAGCCCATCTACCTGCCCATAAATTGGAGGAAAGCCAGCTCCTTGTTCTGGATCCAGCATCCCCCAAGACTTGGCCATTTGTCTCAAAGCCAGCAAATTTCATCTTCTGACTTATTCACGGGCTAGCTCCAACAGGTCCCAACAATCTAGACGCAGGCCGGTAAGCCATTCCGGGCTGCTAGAGAAGGAGAGGCGCCAGGGCTGGGAGTTGGAAAAATGGGTCTCAGAGGCAGCCTTCATTCTGCTAAGCGGGACCGGCCCTTGGCAGAATAATATTAAACAGATGCAGTTCAGACCTAAGTTGTGAAGGCCACAGGTTGCTAGGCTAACTTGAAACAAGATGGTTTTTGAGGATAAATGTTATGGAAAAGCCAGTTTGTTGTTCAAACTTGATGTTAAAATAAACGTGAAGGCCTTAACATGAACCCGAGTCCTCTTTTCGTTCTTAGAGGAAGTCACCTGTGCTCATGAGACCATGTTATGTGTTCACATGGCCATGTGTTTGGGCAACATTGGCAGAGGAGCTGTTTGGAGTCACCTTAAAACCATTGTGTCTCTCACCTTGAGCTACGGCTGTGTCATGCTTGAGATTGTCCAACTCCATAGGTGGAGTGTCTAGGAAATATATAAACACACTTCCAGAGCAATAATAGCTTGGAAATTCTGACAAAATTTTAGAAGAGAGCCTTCCAAGTGGTGTATACATCAGGCCCAATGGAACCCTCTCTACACTCTGCCTGAGTGTGACCAAGACTCCTGGACACACTGCCTGGACAGTCCATGTGACATCCTCATGGCCCTGGCAATTATTTGGAAACAGACCACCTCCGTGCTCTGTGTGGACCTCACCCACCGAGACAACACGCTTTAGTTACTCCACAACACTGTGTCTCCGAGTCCTACATATCACCCGAGTTCAGCTTTCTCGTGGAGCCATGTTTATCTGTAGGTTCTAACATTGCTTTACTACCCCGTTCATtcattcctgacctcatgttagGTCGGGAGAGCAAGTGAGGTGTGGTTGGAGGCTCTGCTCTGAAGACGGACTTCAGGTGCCATAGAAACAGATGGAAATGTGGTGACTCAGGTGACAACCTAATCTCTAAGGTAACAAGCATGCACTGCTTCCTCCTGTCAGTGAGAAATACTCACCAACGTCATGGGCCAACTGACTGTTTTTGAGAGCAGAGCCCCAGGTTCACCCAACTATGTGAGATCATAGGTGTCTGTTGGCTTGGGGTGATGGGAGGGGACCAGGTCTCTCTTGGATGTCACTGACACTTGGAGCATCTATTGAAGAGAGGCAGACACGCCTCGGACATGCATCTATTCTCCTCCTCCTTGAATCAGGGTCACTAAAAGGCATCCGGGGCCTGTGGGTGGGTTGAGGGATGTGTAGACTCTGAGATCCTTTCCAGCCTGAGCAGATGCTGCGGCCCCTCCATGATTGCCCTGAGCTGGATCTCCATCACAGGTGCCTGTGTGTCCGATGACAGAGCCCAGCCTGTCACCCACTCTGACCCGCTAGGTTAAGGTGACCTCCTCCTCTCCAGTCAGAAGGCAGACTGCTGCACATCAGGCCCTGATCTTAACTGTTGCTTGGCAGAGCTGCACACACAGAGACGGCTCACACCACATTCATAGGTCTCTATATCCAAGTAAGCAACTGATGGGGAAAGAGGGGAACCCTCAGATTTGTAAGTGTGATGACCATGAGAATTTTGAATACCTAGAATCTCCTGAACCCTCACCCTGGCATTATCAACCACCTAACCCTTTCTAATTAGGGAGCAATCCCCTTATCCATGGAGGCTCTGTAAAGACCTCGTCCAAGGGAGCTGCCGTAAAAGATGTTGCCTtgttcaagcctgtaattccagtgcattgagaggctgaagcaggagtatcgcttgagtctaggagttggagaccagtctgggcaacatagtgagactctgtctctacagtaataaatatttaaaagctagctgggtgtggtggtacatgcctatagtcccatctactcgggagcctgaggtgggaggattgcttgagttccggaggtcgaggctgcagtgaggtatgatggcacccttgcactccagcctgggagacagagcaatacccagtctctaagaaaaaaaaaaaaattgcttgtcTTACCTAACATTCCTCCCACTAACTTTCATCATTATGACAAGTGCAAAGTATGAATAGGAAAGATCACAGCACAGAAGAGAAATGCGGTTTCTGTTTGGGTGGGAAATACCTCATATTCAGATAACCTGCAGAAGCTGGCTAGGATGCCCTGGCATGACCTGAGACAGCATAGCTGGGAATGGATTTTGAGCATGCGGGACCAGCAAGACAGCGGACAGAATACAGTTCAATAGAGGGGAGAGTGTATTTACATGGGAGCACGAAGCTACAAGGTGGGGTTCCCCGTCCTGGGGCTGGCCTCAGATCCTGCTGGGCTGGCTGCTTCACGTTTGGACAACAACAGCCTGCGGTAAATTATGTGGAGTTATGGGAACTGCCTTGGCAGATTATTGACCAATTGGTGAGAGGGTTGAGGGGAGAGCAGTATTAGATCTGATTCATTATTTGAGACCAGAGGCCCTACCTGTGAACGTTGTTCCCTTTGAGGAATCTGCTAGTGTGGGGTGGCCCCAGCATCTTTGAGAAGCTCTGCTTTGACTCTCCTCTCAAAACAATGGTTGGAAGCAAGCGACGCCGCCATGGAACTGGCAGACAATGAGAGGATTCTCAAATGGCGGGGTCCAGACGGTGACACAAAATTATCAGGGCTCAGGTGGGCACCATTGCCGTACTGGGCAGCACAATCAGGGTGGGGTCAGGCTCATTTGACGAACAGGGACCTGTGGCAACGTCACAGACTGTAGTATCTCAGGGTCTGGATGTAGGGACAGCTGACTGGCCTATGActtgatttttattaaaagacaaacaTGAGCTGGCAAGCAGAAGGCTGATGTTAGCAGCTGCAGTGGAAAACGGTGGTCCCCCACCAAAGGTCCAGATCTGTCAGTTCATGGGCCCAGAGCCCACTGATGGAAGTGGAGGTCAGAAACACTCAGCCACACATTCTCCCAGAGAACCTGTAGTTATTTACCAAGGTAAATAATGCAGTTCTGTCTAAAGTTCTTCTAACCGGGGATCCAATAGTTCTTTGGATCCATCCCAAGTTTGTTTCCCTCAGGACCTAGTTGCCAATGATGTACTTTGCATGTTGCATCATCTTCATGTTGGTTCAAGCAACATTACATAGAAAGGTACCTATGGGAGCCTACTAAGCTGCTCCCTCTTTACAATATAGGAACATAGACGTGATACCGCTTCTAtagtaaaaacaaagagaagacccaaatttctaaatcagaaatgaaagcaaGGACATTACTACTTACCTTACAGGGATTACCAAAAAGACTCTAAGAGTATATCATGAACAATTTTACATTAAGAATGAATCTAGAGGAAATAAGCAAATTATTAGAAGCACATAACTAGCAAACTGGCTcgtaaagaaatagaaattctctATAGACCTACAACAACTAAAGAGATTGGTTTTGTTACCAAAAATCTCGGAACAAATAAAAGCCCAGCACCAAATGGCTTCACCAGTAAACTGTACCACacctttaaagaagaattaatataactccttctcaaactctcccaaaaaatagaagaggaggggagtcttcccaactcattctatgaggccagcattaccatGACACCAAAGGAAGACAGAGACACCGTAAGAAAACTACAAACAATAATCCTtatgaaaacaaagtttaaaaatcctcaaaaaaaattaaaaaacgcTAGCAAatacaagaggctgaggcagggggatctcttgagcccaggagtttaagactgcagtaagctatgatggtaccagtgcagtccagcctgggtgacagagttaaaCACAatctctaaagagaaaaaaaaaaaaaaaaaaaaaactagtagcAAACAGAATTTGGCAGCATAGTCACACGGTTAtgcaccatgaccaagtgagatttattgcAAGTGAGATTTGTGTGAGGGTGGTCCAACCTGAAAATTAGacaatgtaatacaccacattaataaaatgaaggaaacaaaccatgtgattatctcaaaTGATGCGGAAAAAGCATCtgagaaaatcaaacactgttTCATGATAAGGACACTCAGAAAACTAAGAAGAGAATTTCCTAAACATGAAAAGGGTCATTCATgaaaaatccacagctaacatcacacctGATGGTGAAAGAATAAAAGCTTTCTCCCTAAGATCATGACCAAGACaagatgttcactttcaccacttctagtCAACATTTTACTTGAAGTTGTAGCCAaagcaattaggaaaaaaaaagaaaaaagaaaagaaaaagaaacaaacgaCATCCaacttggaaaagaagaaatagagtgACCCAGACTCATAGAtggcatgatcttatatatagaaactCCTAAAGAATCCACCAAAAAAAGTCATCAGAGCTAATGACAAAGTCAGCAAAGTTATAGGATACCAGATCCACATGCAAGATCCATTTGCATTTCCACACATTATAAACAATTTGaataggaaattaagaaaacacttcTATTTACCATAAccttaaagagaataaaatactcaggaataaatttagccaaggaggtgtacactgaaaaccacaaaacactattgaaagaagtaaaagacctaaacaaatggaaagccgTACTGtgtccatggattggaagatGTAATGTTGCTATAATACAGCCTCTTGGGCAGAGGGCAATTCCTCTCCCCGCATGACTCATG of Macaca fascicularis isolate 582-1 chromosome X, T2T-MFA8v1.1 contains these proteins:
- the LOC123571213 gene encoding uncharacterized protein, with protein sequence MDSEYVLCSWKGRLWPAKVLCTRGTSPKTKPQKAISLEVQILAVDEKIKVKSTDVKTPSKSEMEDIAASAAAQTKLSAPLREKMGYRGTLQVALEILNERTNLGGGRKPHELENTTPSQLSQKVPEKPASSVPHEDDWRCKGDLRRSLGKRENPRSPTIPSESALHGDSSPACPTIAPSSGTLHGDSSGERTGIAPTPDALHGHDGSQAHMAITPTPGTMCSDSPPSHAAVAPTPGALQDDRKRNAIAPTPDTLHVDKTPACRAIAPTPGALDGKSSPARTSIIPSPGALHGDRSPVHTAVASTPGALNGDGSQAHMAIAPTPGTMRSDSSTACTAIAPSAGSLRGDRSWKHKAIASTPGALHRSGSERSRKCKATAPTPGALRRHRSNRSRKYKAIAPTPDTLHVDRSPACRAIAPTPGTLYIDRSPACRASAPSPGALHGDGSPVHTAIASPPGALHGDGSQVQTAIGPPPGVLRDDKSRKRKAIAPTSAALRGGRSDRSRKCKAIASTPGTLHVDRSPACRASAPTPGTLGGDRSPVHRAIASPAGALHGDGSQVQTAIAPPPGVLRDDKSWKRKAIAPTAGTLCSDSSRTCTAFAPTAGSLHVDGSRAHQAITPTSGTLHCDGSGESRAIAPTPGALHGDSSQAHKAIASTPGALRGDSSPFRTAIASMPGVLRSTRSRKRKAISQTPGTLRGDGSGERTAVAPTPGTLHGDRSQAHMAIDPTPGILRSDSSPACMAIDLTPGALGRDRSRVLMAIAPTPGRMQAQVLQSSQACQDSLTLSWHGCEKKGKKRAKASTLMSLPPTVTEEGASRPPGLTSPAPPALKEETRDSRPKKTLIASPECSPFSGYVQDPGEGAWKPGWAGMATSSGSHQHRLPSSLWLANRKRKPPGTDFQRRPQGPQTPADAKLANPVTMVQRAGGKQDGQPASLAFPQEPCPIERGTMVWFKFQDHPFWPAVVKSVSNTDKTARVLLLEANLHHGKRGIQVPLRRLKHLDCKEKETLLKRAQKTYKQSVNWCFSLISHYREGLVRGSFRGSFLDYYAADVSYPIRRAIQEGDLQVDFPKVNYGDLEDWEEETSLGGKRPCKKILPDRMRAARDRDNQKLVDFIVTRKGADPHLLDILQGRKQSRWLTAFLTPHRDVLCVETYLEDDDQLEVVAKHLQEIYKQVDKTMLTLIRDDKVSFVLEVLLPEAMICAIAALDGLDYKAAEEKYLRGPPVHYREKELFDRNILKKARREPATTRKAN